Proteins encoded by one window of Micromonospora coxensis:
- a CDS encoding glutamate ABC transporter substrate-binding protein, whose protein sequence is MRFKRVAAVAAAATLALGLAACGGDAEEGTGAGSKSFPAGSTMEKLNKAQKIKVGTKFDQPGFGQKGLSGKPEGFDVEIAKIIVKELGIPEDKIEYVETPSKVREDVIVNGTVDLVAATYTINDKRKERIAFAGPYYEAGQNILVKKDDTTITGPDSFKDGTKKVCSVTGSTPAEEIKKYVKDVATQVVLFDTYDKCRDALKGGQVDAVTTDNVILLGYIAKDEASFKLAGDNFTKEPYGIGVKKEDAAFRTFINDTLEKAFADGSWKKAWDDTAGKFGAELGAAPTVNRY, encoded by the coding sequence ATGCGTTTCAAGCGCGTGGCGGCGGTCGCCGCAGCGGCGACCCTGGCGCTCGGCCTGGCCGCCTGCGGTGGCGACGCCGAAGAGGGCACCGGCGCCGGCAGCAAGTCCTTCCCGGCCGGCAGCACCATGGAGAAGCTCAACAAGGCCCAGAAGATCAAGGTCGGCACCAAGTTCGACCAGCCGGGCTTCGGCCAGAAGGGCCTGTCGGGTAAGCCCGAGGGCTTCGACGTCGAGATCGCGAAGATCATCGTCAAGGAGCTCGGCATCCCCGAGGACAAGATCGAGTACGTCGAGACGCCGTCGAAGGTCCGTGAGGACGTCATCGTCAACGGCACCGTCGACCTGGTCGCGGCGACCTACACGATCAACGACAAGCGCAAGGAGCGCATCGCCTTCGCGGGCCCGTACTACGAGGCCGGCCAGAACATCCTGGTCAAGAAGGACGACACCACGATCACCGGTCCGGACTCGTTCAAGGACGGCACCAAGAAGGTCTGCTCGGTGACCGGCTCGACCCCGGCCGAGGAGATCAAGAAGTACGTCAAGGACGTCGCCACCCAGGTGGTCCTCTTCGACACGTACGACAAGTGCCGCGACGCCCTCAAGGGCGGCCAGGTGGACGCGGTCACCACGGACAACGTGATCCTGCTCGGCTACATCGCCAAGGACGAGGCGTCCTTCAAGCTGGCCGGCGACAACTTCACCAAGGAGCCGTACGGCATCGGGGTCAAGAAGGAGGACGCGGCCTTCCGCACCTTCATCAACGACACGCTGGAGAAGGCGTTCGCCGACGGCAGCTGGAAGAAGGCGTGGGACGACACCGCCGGCAAGTTCGGCGCGGAGCTGGGCGCCGCTCCGACCGTCAACCGCTACTGA
- the recA gene encoding recombinase RecA: MAAGPDREKALDLALAQIDKQFGKGSVMRLGERPVIQTSVIPTGSIALDVALGVGGLPRGRVVEIYGPESSGKTTVALHAVANAQRAGGIAAFVDAEHALDPEYAKALGVDTDALLVSQPDTGEQALEIADMLVRSGAIDIIVIDSVAALVPRAEIEGEMGDSHVGLQARLMSQALRKITGVLNNTGTTAIFINQLREKIGVMFGSPETTTGGRALKFYASVRLDVRRIESLKDGTDVVGNRTRVKVVKNKVAAPFKQAEFDIMYGKGISREGSLIDVGVEQAIIRKSGAWYTYDGDQLGQGKEKAREFLKENPDVAAEIEKKILEKLGVGVGAGDAAGGPELPPVDF; the protein is encoded by the coding sequence ATGGCCGCAGGGCCCGACCGGGAGAAGGCACTCGACCTTGCTCTCGCTCAGATCGACAAGCAGTTCGGCAAGGGTTCGGTGATGCGGCTGGGGGAGCGGCCGGTCATCCAGACCTCGGTGATCCCCACCGGCTCGATCGCGCTCGACGTGGCGCTCGGCGTGGGCGGTCTGCCCCGGGGCCGGGTCGTCGAGATCTACGGTCCCGAGTCCAGCGGTAAGACCACGGTCGCCCTGCACGCGGTGGCCAACGCCCAGCGGGCCGGCGGCATCGCCGCCTTCGTCGACGCCGAGCACGCGCTCGACCCGGAGTACGCGAAGGCCCTCGGCGTCGACACGGACGCCCTGCTGGTCTCCCAGCCGGACACCGGCGAGCAGGCGCTGGAGATCGCCGACATGCTGGTCCGCTCCGGCGCGATCGACATCATCGTGATCGACTCGGTGGCCGCGCTGGTGCCGCGCGCCGAGATCGAGGGCGAGATGGGCGACAGCCACGTGGGCCTCCAGGCCCGGCTGATGAGCCAGGCGCTGCGGAAGATCACCGGTGTGCTCAACAACACCGGCACCACGGCGATCTTCATCAACCAGCTCCGCGAGAAGATCGGCGTGATGTTCGGCAGCCCGGAGACCACCACCGGTGGTCGGGCGCTGAAGTTCTACGCCTCGGTCCGGCTCGACGTGCGCCGCATCGAGAGCCTCAAGGACGGCACCGACGTGGTCGGTAACCGCACCCGGGTCAAGGTCGTGAAGAACAAGGTCGCCGCGCCGTTCAAGCAGGCCGAGTTCGACATCATGTACGGCAAGGGCATCTCCCGCGAAGGCTCGCTGATCGACGTCGGCGTCGAGCAGGCGATCATCCGCAAGTCCGGCGCCTGGTACACCTACGACGGCGACCAGCTCGGCCAGGGCAAGGAGAAGGCCCGGGAGTTCCTCAAGGAGAACCCGGACGTGGCCGCCGAGATCGAGAAGAAGATCCTGGAGAAGCTCGGCGTCGGGGTCGGCGCGGGCGACGCCGCCGGTGGCCCGGAGCTGCCGCCGGTCGACTTCTGA
- a CDS encoding DUF3046 domain-containing protein, whose translation MRLTDFWTRLEEAFGPGYAASIASDQVLSELGGRTITQALAEGEQTHVVWRAVVAAYPDRVPARLR comes from the coding sequence GTGCGGCTGACCGACTTCTGGACCCGGCTGGAGGAGGCCTTCGGGCCGGGTTACGCGGCCAGCATCGCCAGCGACCAGGTGCTCTCCGAGTTGGGTGGGCGGACCATCACGCAGGCGCTCGCCGAGGGTGAGCAGACGCACGTGGTGTGGCGGGCGGTCGTCGCCGCCTATCCCGACCGGGTTCCCGCCCGGCTACGCTGA
- a CDS encoding MFS transporter has product MATDLTAPAFTRSDVAPIQRRTLRLLFGTQIIGGIGVTIGLSVGALLAARVAGTAVAGLAQSAGVVGAALLAIPVTRVMTGHGRRPGLVLAYLVGAVGGVLVVLAAVTGWVPLLFLGMLLFGGGTAANLQARYTAVDLAEPARRARQLSLIVWATTIGAVAAPNFAALADRVTHGWGLPALSGPFAFSAAAFVLAAVVLLVLLRPDPLLTARRLAPAGSVATGSPATAGPRAAGMRAAWRVVAARPAARLGIAAVAVGHLVMVAVMTMTPVRLGESHADVDVLRVVGIVLSLHIAGMYALSPVVGWLTDRVGRRAVILGGVGTLLAACAVAGTAGHHTPLLSVGLVLLGLGWSGTMVAGSTLLSESVPTGVRPSVQGLSDLTMGLAGAGAAAASGFVVRLAGYPTLTLLAAIAVVPLVALALRPAPPSGASDEED; this is encoded by the coding sequence ATGGCCACCGACCTGACCGCGCCGGCGTTCACCCGGTCGGACGTCGCCCCGATCCAGCGGCGCACGCTGCGGCTGCTCTTCGGGACCCAGATCATCGGCGGCATCGGCGTCACCATCGGGCTGTCCGTCGGGGCGCTGCTCGCCGCCCGGGTCGCCGGGACGGCGGTGGCCGGGCTCGCGCAGAGCGCCGGGGTGGTCGGCGCGGCGTTGCTCGCGATCCCGGTCACCCGGGTGATGACCGGGCACGGCCGCCGGCCGGGGCTGGTGCTGGCGTACCTCGTCGGCGCGGTCGGCGGAGTGCTGGTGGTGCTCGCCGCGGTCACCGGCTGGGTGCCCCTGCTCTTCCTCGGCATGCTGCTCTTCGGCGGCGGCACCGCCGCCAACCTCCAGGCCCGCTACACCGCGGTGGATCTCGCCGAGCCGGCCCGGCGCGCCCGCCAGTTGTCGCTGATCGTCTGGGCCACCACCATCGGCGCGGTGGCCGCGCCGAACTTCGCCGCGCTCGCCGACCGCGTCACCCACGGCTGGGGGCTCCCAGCGCTGTCCGGGCCGTTCGCGTTCAGCGCGGCGGCCTTCGTGCTGGCGGCGGTCGTCCTGTTGGTGCTGCTGCGGCCCGACCCGCTGCTCACCGCGCGCCGGCTCGCGCCGGCCGGGTCGGTGGCCACCGGGTCCCCGGCGACCGCCGGGCCGCGTGCGGCCGGCATGCGCGCGGCCTGGCGGGTGGTCGCCGCCCGTCCGGCCGCCCGGCTCGGCATCGCCGCCGTCGCGGTCGGCCACCTGGTGATGGTCGCGGTGATGACGATGACCCCGGTACGCCTCGGCGAGTCGCACGCCGACGTGGACGTGCTGCGCGTGGTCGGCATCGTGCTGAGCCTGCACATCGCCGGCATGTACGCGCTCTCCCCGGTGGTGGGCTGGCTCACCGACCGGGTCGGCCGGCGCGCGGTGATCCTCGGCGGGGTGGGCACCCTGCTGGCCGCCTGCGCGGTCGCCGGGACGGCCGGGCACCACACGCCGCTGCTCTCGGTCGGCCTGGTCCTGCTCGGGCTGGGCTGGTCGGGCACCATGGTCGCCGGCTCGACCCTGCTGTCGGAGTCGGTGCCGACCGGGGTCCGGCCGAGCGTGCAGGGGTTGTCGGACCTGACCATGGGACTGGCCGGGGCCGGTGCGGCGGCGGCCAGCGGGTTTGTCGTGCGGTTGGCCGGTTATCCGACGCTCACCCTGCTGGCCGCGATCGCGGTGGTGCCCCTGGTGGCGCTAGCGTTGCGTCCGGCGCCGCCGTCCGGGGCGTCCGACGAGGAGGACTGA
- a CDS encoding nuclear transport factor 2 family protein, translating into MTQARAVVERFNDAWERGDLATVSACLAEDVSYCPNAWDGPAATVRGRAAVTAAFADQLGPDEGPLLGPVWADGDRVVCEWAWAPAGDGTVLRGLDVYRVRDGRIVAKDVYGKITRSG; encoded by the coding sequence GTGACGCAGGCCCGTGCGGTGGTGGAGCGGTTCAACGACGCCTGGGAGCGGGGTGACCTGGCCACGGTGTCGGCGTGCCTGGCCGAGGACGTGTCCTACTGCCCGAACGCGTGGGACGGGCCGGCCGCCACCGTCCGGGGGCGGGCGGCGGTGACCGCCGCGTTCGCCGACCAGCTCGGTCCCGACGAGGGGCCGCTGCTCGGTCCGGTGTGGGCGGACGGCGATCGGGTGGTCTGCGAATGGGCCTGGGCGCCGGCCGGGGACGGGACGGTGCTGCGCGGCCTGGACGTCTACCGGGTCCGGGACGGCCGGATCGTCGCCAAGGACGTCTACGGCAAGATCACCCGATCCGGCTGA
- a CDS encoding UdgX family uracil-DNA binding protein (This protein belongs to the uracil DNA glycosylase superfamily, members of which act in excision repair of DNA. However, it belongs more specifically to UdgX branch, whose founding member was found to bind uracil in DNA (where it does not belong), without cleaving it, appears to promote DNA repair by a pathway involving RecA, rather than base excision.): MAEQTDAPGAQQFIPPQADTLDQLRAAAAGCQGCELYRDASQTVFGRGDESARVVFVGEQPGDMEDQKGLPFVGPAGRLLRKAVDDAGIDPGHIYLTNAVKHFRFELRGRRRIHQTPDRVHITACRPWLVAEFSRLRPELVVVLGATAAKALLGPSFRVTRQRGELLPWPASAQRPEDFTRVPVDSAGKVADAPAARLLATIHPSAVLRADDQDAAYEGLVADLTVAARALAA, encoded by the coding sequence ATGGCCGAGCAGACCGACGCCCCCGGTGCCCAGCAGTTCATCCCGCCACAGGCCGACACCCTGGACCAGTTGCGCGCCGCCGCCGCCGGCTGCCAGGGCTGCGAGCTGTACCGGGACGCCTCGCAGACGGTCTTCGGCCGGGGCGACGAGAGCGCCCGGGTGGTCTTCGTCGGCGAGCAGCCCGGCGACATGGAGGACCAGAAGGGGCTGCCCTTCGTCGGCCCCGCCGGACGGCTGCTGCGCAAGGCGGTCGACGACGCCGGCATCGACCCGGGGCACATCTACCTGACCAACGCGGTCAAGCACTTCCGCTTCGAGCTGCGCGGCAGGCGGCGCATCCACCAGACCCCGGACCGGGTGCACATCACCGCCTGCCGGCCGTGGCTGGTGGCCGAGTTCTCCCGCCTGCGCCCGGAGCTGGTGGTGGTGCTCGGCGCGACCGCCGCGAAGGCGTTGCTCGGCCCGTCGTTCCGGGTCACCCGGCAGCGCGGCGAACTGCTGCCGTGGCCCGCGTCCGCGCAGCGCCCCGAGGACTTCACCCGGGTGCCGGTGGACAGCGCCGGGAAGGTCGCCGACGCGCCCGCCGCGCGGCTGCTGGCCACCATCCACCCGTCCGCCGTGCTGCGCGCCGACGACCAGGACGCGGCGTACGAGGGACTGGTCGCCGACCTCACCGTCGCCGCCCGGGCGCTGGCGGCCTGA
- the rny gene encoding ribonuclease Y: MSAVEVVLLVAVVLLSVIVVGAVLFGVRVVRQLGAAPRPEDPAFIAEKDRQEQSLAALRTAADEANSTIDVAKSAAAAARAEAAAAKAEAKAARAEARRVLDDARAEADTILERAHKQAEVDAEQLRTTARRSGEREVAVLAATTREQAAEVERRAARMDERERLHTEEVERLAERERQLTAASAALAEREGALVEREAALAAAEEQRRRELERIAGLTAESARAELIEVIETQAKREAALLVRDIESDARNTAEQRARHIVVDAIQRVASEQTAESVVSVLHLPGDEMKGRIIGREGRNIRAFESVTGVNLIIDDTPEAVLLSCFDPVRREVGRLTLEKLVLDGRIHPHRIEEVHELARQEVEELCHRAAEDALVEVGITEIHPELVTLLGRLRYRTSYGQNVLKHLVETAHIAGIMAAELRLDVPTIKRCAFLHDIGKALTHEVEGSHAIIGADLARKYGENEDVVHAIEAHHNEVPPQTIEAVLTQASDACSGGRPGARRESLEAYVKRLERIEEIAAGKLGVEKVFAMQAGREIRVMVKPDDVDDIGAAVLARDVAKQIEEELTYPGQIRVTVVRESRVTEIAR, encoded by the coding sequence ATGAGTGCCGTCGAGGTGGTGCTGCTCGTCGCGGTGGTGCTCCTCTCCGTGATCGTCGTCGGCGCCGTCCTGTTCGGGGTGCGGGTGGTGCGGCAGCTCGGCGCGGCGCCCCGGCCGGAGGATCCGGCGTTCATCGCCGAGAAGGACCGCCAGGAGCAGTCCCTGGCCGCGCTGCGCACCGCGGCCGACGAGGCCAACAGCACCATCGACGTGGCGAAGTCCGCCGCGGCGGCGGCCCGCGCCGAGGCGGCTGCCGCGAAGGCCGAGGCGAAGGCGGCCCGGGCCGAGGCCAGGCGGGTGCTCGACGACGCCCGGGCCGAGGCCGACACCATCCTGGAGCGGGCCCACAAGCAGGCCGAGGTGGACGCCGAGCAGTTGCGCACCACCGCCCGGCGCAGCGGCGAGCGGGAGGTCGCGGTCCTCGCCGCCACCACCCGTGAGCAGGCCGCCGAGGTGGAGCGCCGGGCGGCCCGGATGGACGAGCGCGAGCGGTTGCACACCGAGGAGGTGGAGCGCCTCGCCGAACGGGAGCGGCAGCTCACCGCGGCCAGCGCCGCCCTGGCCGAACGCGAGGGCGCCCTGGTCGAGCGGGAGGCCGCGCTGGCCGCCGCCGAGGAGCAGCGCCGCCGCGAGCTGGAGCGGATCGCCGGGCTGACCGCCGAGTCCGCCCGCGCCGAGCTGATCGAGGTGATCGAGACGCAGGCCAAGCGGGAGGCCGCGCTGCTGGTCCGGGACATCGAGTCGGACGCCCGGAACACCGCCGAGCAGCGGGCCCGGCACATCGTGGTGGACGCGATCCAACGGGTGGCCAGCGAGCAGACCGCGGAGAGCGTGGTCAGCGTCCTGCACCTGCCCGGGGACGAGATGAAGGGGCGGATCATCGGCCGGGAGGGGCGCAACATCCGCGCCTTCGAGTCGGTGACCGGGGTCAACCTGATCATCGACGACACCCCCGAGGCGGTGCTGCTCTCCTGCTTCGACCCGGTACGCCGGGAGGTCGGCCGGCTCACCCTGGAGAAGCTGGTCCTCGACGGCCGGATCCACCCGCACCGGATCGAGGAGGTGCACGAGCTGGCCCGGCAGGAGGTGGAGGAGCTCTGCCACCGGGCGGCCGAGGACGCCCTGGTCGAGGTCGGCATCACCGAGATCCACCCCGAGCTGGTCACCCTGCTCGGCCGGCTGCGCTACCGCACCTCGTACGGGCAGAACGTGCTCAAGCACCTGGTGGAGACCGCGCACATCGCCGGCATCATGGCCGCCGAGCTGCGGCTGGACGTGCCGACCATCAAGCGCTGCGCGTTCCTGCACGACATCGGCAAGGCGCTCACCCACGAGGTGGAGGGCAGCCACGCCATCATCGGTGCGGACCTGGCCCGCAAGTACGGCGAGAACGAGGACGTGGTGCACGCCATCGAGGCGCACCACAACGAGGTGCCGCCGCAGACCATCGAGGCGGTGCTCACCCAGGCCTCCGACGCCTGCTCGGGCGGGCGGCCGGGGGCCCGGCGGGAGAGCCTGGAGGCGTACGTCAAGCGGCTGGAGCGGATCGAGGAGATCGCGGCCGGCAAGCTCGGCGTGGAGAAGGTCTTCGCCATGCAGGCGGGCCGGGAGATCCGGGTGATGGTCAAGCCGGACGACGTCGACGACATCGGCGCGGCGGTGCTCGCGCGGGACGTGGCGAAGCAGATCGAGGAGGAGCTGACCTACCCCGGCCAGATCCGGGTGACCGTGGTCCGGGAGTCCCGGGTCACCGAGATCGCCCGCTGA
- a CDS encoding amino acid ABC transporter permease, giving the protein MNVLIDKFDVFAGGFWLTLQICVLAAIGALILGAVVAVLRISPVPPLRALGTGYVNVFRNMPLTVVMFFAAFGLPALGSNADFLRVPGLDAIFSRLDTDLPYFRFALIALVLYTAAFVCEALRSGVNAVPAGQAEAARSLGLTFGQNLRYVVLPQSWKASVVPLGSVIIAMIKNSALIGFFGVVGDLSATADQLTGAEGYAFIPVAIGISIGYLIMTVPLGALLDRLEKRQAVAR; this is encoded by the coding sequence GTGAACGTGCTCATCGACAAGTTCGACGTCTTTGCGGGTGGCTTCTGGCTCACCCTCCAGATCTGCGTGCTCGCCGCGATCGGCGCCCTGATCCTGGGCGCCGTCGTGGCGGTGCTGCGCATCTCTCCGGTGCCGCCGCTGCGCGCGCTCGGCACCGGCTACGTGAACGTCTTCCGGAACATGCCGCTGACGGTGGTGATGTTCTTCGCCGCGTTCGGCCTGCCGGCGCTCGGCTCCAACGCCGACTTCCTGCGCGTCCCCGGGCTGGACGCGATCTTCAGCCGGCTCGACACGGACCTGCCGTACTTCCGGTTCGCGCTGATCGCCCTGGTGCTCTACACCGCGGCGTTCGTCTGCGAGGCGCTGCGCTCCGGCGTGAACGCGGTGCCGGCCGGGCAGGCCGAGGCCGCCCGGTCGCTCGGCCTCACCTTCGGCCAGAACCTGCGGTACGTGGTGCTGCCGCAGTCCTGGAAGGCGTCGGTGGTCCCGCTCGGCTCGGTCATCATCGCGATGATCAAGAACTCCGCGCTGATCGGCTTTTTCGGCGTCGTCGGGGACCTGTCGGCCACGGCCGACCAGCTCACCGGAGCCGAGGGCTACGCCTTCATCCCGGTCGCCATCGGCATCTCGATCGGCTACCTGATCATGACCGTGCCGCTCGGCGCCCTGCTGGACCGGCTGGAGAAGCGACAGGCGGTGGCCCGATGA
- a CDS encoding GNAT family N-acetyltransferase has protein sequence MGTAPITARSDGAVDDLHLATRNAAALWTALAEARGHALSRLPGLLAVHGDDRAGLRVLLLTSAPSASDVAALTDLVRRRLPGRVVVEDPFGGVDLTGAGLTRRSLPIMIRRPAPVPPPALEVTLATTPAQLAVAEGLVVHGFPLEPWQPHRPGEAFPPALLDRPRVRFLVAHRGGTPAGACLTVADDGAGVYWMTTLPAHRSRGVGRALLHAALTHLGDRPVTLTAARAGRPLYDSLGFVPVTDAIWWS, from the coding sequence ATGGGTACCGCTCCGATCACCGCCCGGTCCGACGGGGCCGTCGACGACCTGCACCTGGCCACCCGCAACGCCGCCGCGCTCTGGACCGCGCTCGCCGAGGCCCGGGGACACGCCCTGAGCCGGCTGCCCGGTCTGCTCGCCGTCCACGGTGACGACCGCGCCGGCCTGCGGGTCCTGCTGCTGACCTCCGCGCCGTCGGCATCCGACGTGGCGGCGCTGACCGACCTGGTACGGCGGCGGCTGCCGGGCCGGGTCGTCGTCGAGGACCCGTTCGGCGGCGTGGACCTCACCGGGGCCGGCCTCACCCGACGATCCCTGCCGATCATGATCCGCCGGCCGGCGCCGGTCCCGCCGCCCGCCCTGGAGGTCACGCTCGCCACGACCCCGGCGCAGCTCGCCGTCGCCGAGGGCCTGGTGGTGCACGGCTTCCCGCTGGAGCCGTGGCAGCCGCACCGGCCGGGCGAGGCGTTCCCGCCCGCGCTGCTCGACCGGCCACGGGTCCGCTTCCTGGTCGCCCACCGGGGCGGGACGCCGGCCGGCGCCTGCCTGACCGTGGCCGACGACGGCGCCGGGGTCTACTGGATGACCACGCTGCCCGCGCACCGTTCCCGGGGCGTCGGCCGGGCGCTGCTGCACGCGGCGCTGACGCACCTCGGCGACCGGCCGGTGACGCTGACCGCCGCCCGGGCCGGCCGGCCGCTCTACGACTCGCTCGGGTTCGTCCCCGTCACCGACGCCATCTGGTGGAGCTGA
- a CDS encoding 3-keto-5-aminohexanoate cleavage protein, producing the protein MLKACLNGGRRRDVHPAVPVSPAELAAAAARCADLGVTAVHVHPRDATGAESLTASAVAGAVTALRAVRPRLAVGVTTGAWVEPDPAARVAAVRAWTVLPDFASVNVHEPGAEQVATVLHERGVMVEAGVWAPGDVPAYRRWRVPAGRILVECTPDDPAEALVDAAAMLTLLTPADPPLLLHGEGAATWPVLAEAVRRGLDTRIGLEDTLHLPDGTPAPDNAALVLAARALGAA; encoded by the coding sequence GTGTTGAAGGCGTGTCTCAACGGTGGCCGGCGTCGTGACGTCCATCCCGCCGTACCGGTCAGCCCCGCCGAACTCGCCGCCGCCGCGGCGCGCTGTGCCGACCTCGGGGTCACCGCCGTGCACGTGCACCCGCGCGACGCCACCGGTGCCGAGTCGCTGACCGCGTCGGCGGTCGCCGGGGCGGTGACCGCCCTGCGGGCCGTCCGGCCGAGGCTGGCCGTCGGGGTGACCACGGGCGCCTGGGTCGAGCCCGATCCGGCGGCCCGGGTCGCCGCCGTCCGCGCCTGGACGGTGCTGCCCGACTTCGCCTCGGTGAACGTGCACGAGCCGGGGGCCGAGCAGGTCGCCACCGTCCTGCACGAGCGGGGCGTCATGGTGGAGGCGGGTGTCTGGGCCCCCGGGGACGTGCCCGCGTACCGGCGGTGGCGGGTGCCGGCCGGGCGGATCCTCGTCGAGTGCACCCCGGACGACCCGGCCGAGGCGCTGGTCGACGCGGCCGCGATGCTCACCCTGCTCACCCCGGCCGACCCGCCGCTACTGCTGCACGGTGAGGGCGCCGCCACCTGGCCGGTGCTCGCCGAGGCGGTCCGCCGTGGCCTGGACACCCGGATCGGCCTGGAGGACACCCTCCACCTGCCGGACGGGACACCGGCGCCCGACAACGCCGCCCTGGTGCTGGCCGCGCGCGCCCTCGGCGCCGCCTGA
- a CDS encoding amino acid ABC transporter permease codes for MSQQTSVLYDVPGPRQRRITLISSIVATVVLAVGAYFLIYRPLDDKGQFSMELWGPLVDPANENFPLVWDRIGIGLKNTLIAAALAIVASLVVGTLLAVLRIQLKSLTQRRFTGLATPVAYLLRGLSLTLSAVTRVCVEVFRGLPVVITIFFVARGFPEFGITFDTLWYLVIGLTIYNAVVIAEILRSGMEGLPGGQAEAAAAIGLSPMQTTRMILLPQAFRIMLPALISQLVVVLKDTSLGFIISYEETLNIGKQIIGVLGNPIQVYVVIGVLFIVVNYSLSKLAQYVQRRLSQGRKSTGVPAQTPPAALASQSESTGHGV; via the coding sequence ATGAGTCAGCAGACCAGCGTCCTCTACGACGTCCCCGGCCCCCGCCAGCGGCGGATCACCCTGATCAGCAGCATCGTCGCCACGGTGGTGCTGGCCGTCGGGGCGTACTTCCTGATCTACCGACCGCTGGACGACAAGGGCCAGTTCTCGATGGAGCTGTGGGGGCCGCTGGTCGACCCCGCCAACGAGAACTTCCCGCTGGTCTGGGACCGGATCGGCATCGGCCTGAAGAACACCCTGATCGCGGCGGCGCTGGCCATCGTCGCGTCCCTGGTCGTCGGCACCCTGCTCGCCGTGCTGCGGATCCAGCTCAAGAGCCTGACCCAGCGACGGTTCACCGGGCTCGCCACGCCGGTGGCGTACCTGCTGCGCGGGCTGAGCCTGACGCTGTCCGCGGTCACCCGGGTCTGCGTCGAGGTGTTCCGGGGCCTGCCGGTGGTCATCACGATCTTCTTCGTGGCCCGCGGCTTCCCCGAGTTCGGCATCACCTTCGACACCCTCTGGTACCTGGTCATCGGCCTGACCATCTACAACGCGGTGGTCATCGCCGAGATCCTGCGCTCCGGCATGGAGGGGCTGCCCGGCGGACAGGCGGAGGCCGCCGCCGCGATCGGCCTCTCGCCGATGCAGACCACCCGGATGATCCTGCTGCCGCAGGCCTTCCGGATCATGCTCCCGGCGCTGATCAGCCAGCTCGTCGTGGTGCTCAAGGACACCTCGCTGGGCTTCATCATCAGCTACGAGGAGACCCTGAACATCGGCAAGCAGATCATCGGCGTGCTCGGCAACCCGATCCAGGTGTACGTGGTGATCGGCGTGCTGTTCATCGTGGTGAACTACTCGCTGTCCAAGCTGGCGCAGTACGTGCAGCGCCGGCTCTCCCAGGGCCGCAAGTCGACCGGCGTCCCGGCCCAGACCCCACCCGCCGCGCTGGCCTCCCAGTCCGAGTCCACCGGCCACGGCGTCTGA
- a CDS encoding regulatory protein RecX: MAGRRARTGRGWDASPPRAGDATSPPRPRRGRRSRADDTDPEAPAAPPRDEAEEAREICLRQLAVRPRTRAELAGALARRGISDEVSAQVLDRYDEVGIIDDAAFARAWVSSRHAGRGLARRALANELRQRGVDGEVASEALGELDEETEAETARALVERKLRTARGEPDAVFRRLVGMLARKGYPPGVAIRAVKDALAAQSAEAAEFADQIDADALAEAEGELDRDTRPLD; this comes from the coding sequence GTGGCAGGACGACGCGCTCGCACGGGGCGCGGCTGGGACGCCAGTCCGCCCCGTGCGGGTGACGCCACCAGCCCGCCCCGCCCTCGCCGAGGTCGCCGGTCGCGGGCCGACGACACCGATCCGGAGGCACCCGCCGCCCCGCCGCGCGACGAGGCCGAGGAGGCCCGGGAGATCTGCCTGCGGCAGCTCGCGGTGCGTCCCCGTACCCGGGCGGAGCTGGCCGGGGCGCTGGCCAGGCGAGGCATCTCCGACGAGGTGTCGGCCCAGGTGCTCGACCGGTACGACGAGGTCGGCATCATCGACGACGCCGCCTTCGCCCGCGCCTGGGTCTCCAGCCGTCACGCCGGTCGTGGGCTGGCCCGACGCGCCCTCGCCAACGAGCTGCGCCAGCGTGGCGTGGACGGTGAGGTGGCGAGCGAGGCCCTCGGCGAGTTGGACGAGGAGACCGAGGCGGAGACCGCCCGCGCGCTGGTGGAGCGGAAGCTGCGGACGGCCCGGGGTGAGCCCGACGCGGTCTTCCGCCGGCTGGTCGGCATGCTGGCCCGCAAGGGCTACCCGCCGGGGGTGGCGATCCGTGCGGTGAAGGACGCCCTGGCCGCCCAGAGCGCCGAGGCGGCCGAGTTCGCCGACCAGATCGACGCGGACGCCCTCGCCGAGGCCGAGGGTGAACTCGACCGGGACACCCGCCCCCTCGACTGA